One genomic region from Rosa rugosa chromosome 1, drRosRugo1.1, whole genome shotgun sequence encodes:
- the LOC133725579 gene encoding uncharacterized protein LOC133725579 codes for MSRLSFRPRPLDIHKRLPVVKSFKDFEDDEAAPTSTRNSQLLRLSAVDSSSASASATEIEVHPPPAKKLAPEIPTPQFVVVDTYERDYSRTFAQPNSYLRARGARAELGEFVEYDLDNEDEDWLEEFNGEEEILPAEKLESLIFKLEVFDHKARERAGVITPTLASPIPVLLQLDVATEALQGQSLRYAVIRSVYEYWRDKRERWQKPILRRLQPPPPVNDTNPYNVFRPREKTHRLHTRRMQRRENNVQSFEKLRQVRRNLDQAKTIVEALIKREEKKRAVMEAEVELQVNQMKYKHETLLLEDSLVLPGFPPMSSKFVSSEEENVDSDDFENSRPRTRPSALPNPPLPDPNLITGTMKQDFRRRHAPQGWLHKMDPLEPVLLFTKPLVPEKLAAAGIVPPSDSSTKNGVTTAPFKFRGRIGRGGRLIFDRWNPLMHTPIDFGNSYYIPPKPRPTTYN; via the exons ATGAGTAGGCTCTCATTCAGGCCTCGGCCCCTCGACATCCACAAGAGGCTCCCCGTCGTCAAGTCTTTCAAGGACTTCGAAGACGATGAAGCCGCCCCCACCTCCACCCGCAATTCTCAGCTCCTCCGTCTCTCCGCCGTCGACTCctcctccgcctccgcctccgccACCGAAATCGAGGTCCACCCTCCCCCCGCCAAGAAGCTAGCCCCTGAAATCCCGACTCCTcagtttgttgttgttgataCTTATGAGAGAGACTACTCTCGCACTTTTGCCCAACCCAATTCCTATCTCCGCGCCAGAGGAG CCCGGGCCGAGCTCGGAGAGTTTGTGGAGTATGATTTAGATAATGAGGATGAGGATTGGCTTGAAGAGTTCAATGGTGAGGAGGAAATTCTTCCTGCCGAAAA GCTTGAGAGTCTTATTTTCAAGCTGGAGGTTTTCGATCATAAGGCTCGGGAGAGAGCAGGAGTTATAACCCCTACTCTTGCTTCACCAATCCCTGTACTTCTACAACTTGATGTTGCTACTGAG GCTCTACAAGGTCAGTCCCTCAGATATGCTGTCATCCGGTCTGTTTATGAGTATTGGAGAGATAAG CGTGAAAGATGGCAGAAGCCTATCTTGCGACGTTTGCAG CCTCCTCCACCGGTTAATGATACCAACCCATACAATGTCTTCAGGCCAAGGGAGAAAACCCACAGACTGCACACGAGAAGG ATGCAAAGAAGGGAAAACAATGTGCAATCATTTGAAAAGCTTCGCCAG GTTAGGCGCAACCTGGACCAAGCCAAGACCATTGTGGAGGCTTTAATCAAG agagaagaaaaaaagagagcagTCATGGAGGCTGAAGTGGAGCTTCAAGTAAATCAAATGAAGTACAAG CATGAGACACTGCTCCTGGAAGATAGTTTAGTCCTTCCTGGTTTTCCACCCATGTCTTCCAAGTTTGTTTCAAGTGAGGAGGAAAATGTTGATTCAGATGACTTTGAAAACAGTCGGCCTCGTACACGACCTTCTGCACTGCCTAATCCGCCTTTACCAGACCCCAACTTGATCACGGGAACCATGAAGCAAGATTTCAGGCGTCGGCATGCACCTCAAGGGTGGCTTCATAAAATG GATCCCCTCGAGCCAGTTTTGTTATTTACAAAACCTCTAGTTCCAGAGAAGTTGGCAGCTGCAGGCATTGTACCACCATCAGATTCTTCAACGAAAAATGGAGTAACCACAGCACCTTTTAAATTCCGCGGAAGAATTGGCCGAGGGGGCCGATTAATATTTGATAGATGGAACCCATTGATGCACACTCCAATCGACTTTGGGAATTCATATTATATACCTCCTAAACCTCGACCAACAACATATAATTGA